A section of the Mergibacter septicus genome encodes:
- the moeB gene encoding molybdopterin-synthase adenylyltransferase MoeB, giving the protein MTTLNDHEILRYNRQIIMRAIDFEGQEQLKKSKILIVGLGGLGCTAAQYLAVAGIGHLTLLDFDHVSLSNLQRQVLHNDSRLDMPKVDSAKLSLEQLNPNIQINALNALLTKEELNTLVQQFDLVLDCTDNVETRNNLDSACEQAKIPLVSGAVIRMEGQISVFTYQKGTPTYRSLSRLFGQNELSCVEAGVLAPMVGIVGSIQALEAIKVRLNIGKNLSGRLLMIDGMTMQLRELKLPA; this is encoded by the coding sequence ATGACGACACTAAATGATCATGAAATACTACGCTATAACCGACAAATTATTATGCGAGCTATTGATTTTGAAGGACAAGAACAATTAAAAAAGAGCAAAATATTAATTGTTGGCTTAGGCGGTTTAGGTTGTACTGCTGCACAATATTTAGCGGTTGCAGGAATTGGGCATCTAACATTACTCGATTTTGACCACGTTTCTCTTTCAAATTTACAACGTCAAGTGCTGCATAATGATAGCCGTTTAGATATGCCAAAAGTTGATTCGGCAAAACTTAGCTTAGAACAATTAAACCCGAATATCCAAATAAATGCTTTAAATGCTCTTTTAACTAAGGAGGAATTAAATACACTTGTTCAACAATTTGATCTTGTATTAGATTGTACAGATAATGTGGAAACTCGCAATAATTTAGATTCAGCTTGTGAACAAGCTAAAATCCCACTGGTATCTGGTGCTGTTATCCGAATGGAAGGACAAATTTCTGTATTTACTTATCAAAAAGGTACACCAACCTACCGCTCTCTTAGCCGTTTATTTGGACAAAATGAATTAAGTTGTGTTGAAGCTGGTGTACTAGCACCAATGGTTGGTATCGTAGGTTCAATTCAAGCCTTGGAAGCGATCAAAGTTAGATTAAATATAGGAAAAAATTTATCAGGTCGTCTATTAATGATTGATGGTATGACTATGCAACTCAGAGAGTTAAAATTACCAGCTTAA
- the asnS gene encoding asparagine--tRNA ligase, translating into MTQIATVAEVLKEKIAIGESVTVRGWVRTRRDSKAGVSFLSVYDGSCFDPIQVVIEQSLENYQSEVLRLTTGCSVIVTGKIVASPAKGQALELAAENVEVCGWVEDPETYPMAAKRHSIEYLREVAHLRPRTNIIGAVARVRHCLAQAIHRFFHEQGFYWVATPLITASDTEGAGEMFRVSTLDLENLPRDDKGAIDFNQDFFGKEAFLTVSGQLNGETYACALSKIYTFGPTFRAENSNTSRHLAEFWMVEPEVAFATLADNAKLAEDMLKYVFNAVLTERLDDLKFFEKHIDNSVINRLQAFINSDFAQIDYTDAIEVLLKSGKNFEFPVEWGIDLSSEHERYLAEEYFKSPVVVKNYPKDIKAFYMRLNDDGKTVAAMDVLAPGIGEIIGGSQREERLEILDQRMEEMGLNKEDYGWYRDLRRYGTVPHSGFGLGFERLIVYVTGLQNIRDVIPFPRSPRNAAF; encoded by the coding sequence ATGACACAAATTGCTACTGTTGCCGAAGTATTAAAAGAAAAAATCGCTATCGGTGAAAGTGTTACTGTACGTGGCTGGGTACGGACTCGTCGTGATTCTAAAGCAGGCGTTTCTTTTCTATCCGTCTATGACGGTTCTTGTTTTGATCCAATTCAAGTTGTAATTGAACAATCTTTAGAAAATTATCAATCCGAAGTGTTACGTCTTACAACGGGTTGTTCTGTGATTGTCACTGGTAAAATTGTTGCTTCACCAGCAAAAGGTCAAGCTCTTGAACTTGCTGCCGAAAACGTTGAGGTTTGTGGTTGGGTTGAAGATCCTGAAACATATCCAATGGCTGCTAAACGTCATTCAATTGAGTATTTACGAGAAGTCGCTCACTTACGCCCTAGAACGAATATTATTGGTGCCGTCGCTCGAGTGCGTCACTGTTTAGCACAAGCAATTCACCGTTTTTTTCACGAACAAGGTTTTTATTGGGTAGCAACACCATTGATTACCGCATCAGATACTGAAGGTGCTGGAGAAATGTTCCGTGTTTCCACCTTAGATCTTGAAAATTTACCACGTGATGACAAAGGAGCAATTGATTTTAATCAAGACTTTTTTGGTAAAGAAGCCTTCCTTACTGTATCAGGTCAACTTAATGGAGAAACTTATGCTTGTGCATTAAGTAAAATTTATACATTTGGTCCAACTTTTAGGGCAGAAAATTCAAATACCAGTCGTCATTTAGCCGAATTCTGGATGGTAGAACCTGAAGTTGCTTTCGCAACCTTAGCTGATAATGCTAAATTAGCCGAAGATATGTTGAAATATGTTTTTAATGCTGTGCTAACAGAACGTCTAGATGATCTTAAATTCTTTGAAAAACATATTGATAATAGCGTTATCAATCGTTTGCAAGCGTTCATCAATTCTGACTTTGCTCAGATTGATTATACTGATGCAATTGAGGTGTTATTAAAATCAGGCAAAAACTTTGAATTCCCAGTCGAATGGGGGATCGATCTTTCTTCTGAACATGAACGCTATCTAGCCGAAGAATACTTTAAATCACCTGTCGTAGTAAAAAACTACCCTAAAGATATTAAAGCTTTCTATATGCGTCTAAATGATGATGGAAAAACTGTAGCGGCTATGGACGTTTTAGCACCGGGAATTGGTGAAATCATCGGAGGATCACAACGTGAAGAACGATTAGAGATATTAGATCAACGTATGGAAGAAATGGGCTTAAATAAAGAAGACTATGGCTGGTATCGTGATCTACGCCGTTATGGTACTGTTCCTCATTCAGGTTTTGGTTTAGGTTTTGAACGTTTAATCGTTTATGTGACAGGGTTACAAAATATCCGAGACGTTATTCCATTCCCTCGTTCACCACGTAATGCAGCATTCTAA
- the ppnN gene encoding nucleotide 5'-monophosphate nucleosidase PpnN, with protein sequence MNIHYVNPKGSMDQLSHIEVEQLKQGAKGDLYSLYRNCSLAVLNSGAVTDDSNALLGRYPDFDIHLIARERGVALELHNPPKSAFVDDKIIRNIQYHLFAVLRDILFVQVMKDRLKNCLEVEVSEKSKHLTNQVFSIARNAKVLHVGEKPNIVVCWGGHSINENEYNYCRAVGLELGLRELNIMTGCGPGVMEAPMKGAAIGHANQRYKDSRFIGLTEPSIIASEPPNPIVNELVIMPDIEKRLEAFVRMGHGILIFPGGPGTFEEFLYILGIKLNTENNQQALPLILTGPKECADYFATIDRFVGEVLGKDAQQLYEIIIDAPALVAKKMRNAMTDVEIYRRRQGDSYGFNWSLKIDESLQIPFEPNHQNMAKLNLHKNQKRIDLVANLRRAFSGIVAGNIKPAAIQQVKQLGPFELHGDPDILEKMDKVLRDFITQHRMKLPGGEAYQPCYQCKY encoded by the coding sequence ATGAATATACATTATGTTAATCCTAAAGGAAGTATGGATCAGCTCTCCCATATTGAAGTAGAACAACTTAAACAAGGTGCTAAAGGTGATCTATATTCACTATATCGAAACTGTTCATTAGCCGTATTAAATTCAGGTGCTGTTACTGATGATAGTAATGCTCTACTCGGTCGTTATCCTGATTTTGATATTCATCTTATTGCTAGAGAACGAGGTGTCGCACTTGAATTACATAATCCTCCAAAGAGTGCTTTTGTTGATGATAAAATTATTCGGAATATTCAATACCATTTATTTGCTGTATTGAGAGATATTTTATTCGTGCAAGTAATGAAAGATAGGCTTAAAAATTGTCTCGAAGTTGAGGTCTCAGAAAAAAGTAAACACTTGACCAATCAAGTTTTTTCAATTGCTCGCAATGCTAAAGTATTACATGTTGGGGAAAAACCAAATATTGTGGTTTGCTGGGGTGGGCATTCAATTAATGAAAATGAATATAATTATTGTCGTGCGGTCGGATTAGAATTAGGGTTACGAGAGTTAAATATTATGACTGGTTGTGGTCCGGGAGTAATGGAAGCACCGATGAAAGGTGCAGCAATTGGGCATGCTAATCAACGTTATAAAGACAGTCGTTTTATTGGCTTAACTGAACCATCTATTATTGCTTCAGAACCCCCTAATCCAATAGTAAATGAATTAGTTATTATGCCAGATATAGAAAAACGCCTTGAAGCTTTCGTACGCATGGGGCACGGTATTCTTATTTTCCCGGGTGGTCCCGGTACATTTGAAGAATTTTTATATATTCTTGGGATTAAACTGAATACAGAAAATAATCAACAAGCCTTACCATTAATTTTAACAGGGCCAAAAGAATGTGCAGATTATTTTGCCACCATTGATCGTTTTGTGGGAGAAGTTCTGGGAAAGGATGCTCAGCAGTTATATGAAATTATTATCGATGCTCCTGCTCTAGTAGCAAAAAAAATGCGTAATGCAATGACTGATGTCGAAATTTATCGTCGTCGTCAAGGCGATTCTTATGGCTTTAACTGGTCATTAAAAATAGATGAATCTCTACAAATTCCTTTTGAACCTAATCACCAGAATATGGCAAAGCTTAATTTGCATAAAAATCAAAAACGAATTGATTTAGTTGCGAACCTACGCCGAGCATTCTCAGGTATTGTTGCTGGTAATATTAAACCTGCTGCCATTCAGCAAGTTAAACAATTAGGTCCTTTTGAACTACATGGTGATCCAGATATTTTAGAAAAAATGGATAAGGTATTACGTGATTTTATTACTCAACATCGTATGAAATTACCGGGTGGTGAGGCCTATCAACCCTGCTATCAATGCAAATATTAA
- the bioD gene encoding dethiobiotin synthase produces the protein MSSFFVTGTDTNVGKTIVSRAIIQALQSQGIKIVGYKPIACGDEDSSYPTLPQEGDYTNYDNPDVKVLLDSTEQAVTYQEINSYTFTQSSTPVLAALNAVQNINIEKIDNNLSTLNQKYQAVLVEGTYGWLTPMNEEISFAKWVQRHQMPVILVVGIKEGCINHALLTAQSILAMGLPLVGWVANRVNPCLRNYAEIIELLKKEIEAPLLGEIPYVHRPEKQQLGNYLNSSEAFSIIQKMIK, from the coding sequence ATGAGTAGTTTTTTTGTAACTGGTACTGATACAAATGTTGGCAAAACAATAGTAAGTCGAGCGATTATCCAAGCTTTACAAAGTCAAGGGATTAAGATTGTTGGCTATAAACCTATTGCTTGTGGTGATGAAGATAGTAGTTATCCGACTTTACCCCAAGAAGGGGATTATACGAATTACGATAATCCAGATGTAAAAGTATTATTAGATAGCACTGAACAAGCTGTTACTTATCAAGAAATTAATAGCTATACTTTTACTCAAAGTAGTACACCAGTTTTAGCTGCTTTGAATGCCGTGCAAAATATTAATATTGAAAAAATTGATAATAATTTGTCAACACTGAACCAAAAATACCAAGCCGTATTGGTTGAAGGAACATATGGTTGGCTCACGCCAATGAATGAAGAAATTAGTTTTGCTAAATGGGTACAACGCCATCAAATGCCAGTCATTTTAGTTGTTGGTATAAAGGAAGGGTGTATTAATCATGCGTTATTAACTGCCCAATCAATTTTAGCAATGGGGTTACCATTAGTTGGTTGGGTTGCAAATCGAGTTAATCCTTGTTTGCGTAATTATGCTGAAATTATTGAATTACTAAAAAAAGAAATTGAAGCACCATTACTAGGTGAAATTCCTTATGTTCATCGCCCTGAAAAACAACAATTAGGGAATTATTTAAATAGCAGTGAAGCATTTTCAATAATACAGAAGATGATTAAATAA
- the moaD gene encoding molybdopterin synthase sulfur carrier subunit, which translates to MLTVLFFAQTRELIGLEQLEIENNYPTVEDLRQALIQRGDKWQLALEKGKLYVAVNQVLVDLNTALNDGDEVAFFPPVTGG; encoded by the coding sequence ATGCTCACTGTATTATTTTTTGCTCAAACAAGAGAGTTGATCGGTTTAGAACAATTAGAAATTGAGAATAACTATCCAACAGTTGAAGATCTACGCCAAGCATTAATACAACGTGGAGATAAATGGCAGTTAGCTTTAGAAAAAGGCAAATTATATGTCGCAGTTAATCAAGTATTAGTTGATCTTAATACAGCTTTAAATGATGGTGATGAAGTTGCCTTTTTTCCACCTGTTACAGGAGGATAA
- a CDS encoding ROK family protein, with protein MPRTKNSNLTSIQNLGEIYRLIEQFELISRIDLSKLSGFAPASITNLIRKLIDLKLVIERTAQTSLVRGRPAVGLTVSPFYWQTICGIISEQGIELFLCELNGNVVEQCFYPIEREQISQLDKVLLEKLHAFQERYQAKLSKILALSISVIGQLNRCRTGIVKLGSSKLELDLQTPLSEYFSIPILLSEYFSAWVFAESTFGSAINSNNVIFLQLDDVINMSVLSKGEVLHNEKEMRMNIDRVCLPKMSPLAEYIGQNLPKIEQQQLQHHVTYTTIYRLVDHLLPNTIPDGKKKLEYLCQQVAQNNQKAIDILYYIADNLSYILMNLVNIFSSEKIIVKAGILGEEEIFLQRLKQKLNENLLLDHHNIDIVTGHYNYSEPEVATATIKQYLYNGRLLEKII; from the coding sequence ATGCCTAGAACAAAAAATTCTAATTTAACCTCAATACAAAATTTAGGCGAAATTTATCGTTTAATTGAACAATTTGAATTAATTTCACGGATCGATTTATCTAAACTTTCAGGTTTTGCCCCAGCCAGTATTACTAATTTAATTAGAAAATTAATTGATTTAAAACTTGTTATTGAACGAACAGCACAAACTTCTTTAGTACGTGGTCGCCCAGCAGTAGGGCTAACTGTATCGCCTTTCTATTGGCAGACAATTTGTGGGATTATTTCAGAACAGGGGATAGAGCTTTTTCTTTGTGAATTAAATGGCAATGTCGTTGAGCAATGTTTTTATCCTATTGAGAGGGAACAAATTTCACAATTAGATAAAGTATTATTAGAAAAATTACACGCTTTCCAAGAACGTTATCAAGCTAAGTTATCAAAGATATTAGCACTTTCAATTTCAGTTATTGGACAATTAAACCGTTGTCGCACAGGGATAGTTAAACTGGGTAGTTCAAAGCTAGAACTGGATCTGCAAACACCTTTATCTGAATATTTTTCAATACCAATTCTTTTATCTGAATATTTCTCTGCTTGGGTCTTTGCAGAATCAACTTTTGGTAGTGCAATAAATAGTAATAATGTCATTTTTTTACAACTTGATGATGTTATTAATATGAGTGTTTTGTCAAAAGGAGAGGTATTACACAATGAAAAAGAAATGAGAATGAATATAGATCGAGTTTGTCTGCCAAAAATGAGTCCTTTAGCAGAATATATTGGTCAAAATTTACCTAAAATTGAACAGCAACAACTACAACATCATGTCACCTATACAACTATTTATCGCTTAGTTGATCATCTGTTACCTAACACCATTCCTGATGGAAAAAAGAAATTAGAATATTTATGCCAGCAAGTTGCTCAAAATAACCAGAAAGCTATTGATATTCTTTATTATATTGCAGATAACTTATCATATATTTTAATGAATCTAGTTAATATTTTTTCCTCAGAGAAAATCATTGTTAAAGCAGGAATACTTGGAGAAGAAGAAATTTTTCTGCAACGATTAAAACAAAAATTAAACGAAAATTTATTACTCGATCACCATAATATTGATATTGTTACAGGACATTATAATTATTCTGAGCCTGAGGTTGCGACCGCAACAATTAAACAATACCTATATAATGGACGATTACTAGAAAAGATTATTTAA
- the moaA gene encoding GTP 3',8-cyclase MoaA encodes MRKIIPIQNVGYDQLVDRFDRHYYYLRLSITEVCNFRCNYCLPNGYQRDNHRPSFLTLDEIKRLGRAFTAMGVEKIRLTGGEPTLRKDFLAIAESLSQQAEIKTLALTTNGYRMLRDVGAWKEAGITAINVSVDSLDPRLFHTITGENKLQDILQGIDKAFAVGYNKIKVNAVLMKGFNQNALNQFLAWIKDQPIQLRFIELMQTGEMDLFFQRHHLAGQELLDQLLQTGWQLQVKDKTDGPAKVLKHPDYLGEIGLIMPYEKDFCTFCNRLRVSATGKLHLCLFGDEGIELRDLLQADDQQLNLQARLFSALAGKKKHHLLHLGYTGIRQHLASIGG; translated from the coding sequence ATGCGGAAGATTATTCCAATCCAAAATGTTGGCTATGATCAATTAGTTGATCGTTTTGACCGACACTATTATTACCTACGTTTATCTATAACAGAAGTATGCAACTTCCGTTGTAATTATTGTTTACCGAATGGTTATCAGAGAGATAATCATCGTCCCTCTTTTCTTACACTGGACGAAATAAAACGTCTAGGACGAGCATTTACTGCGATGGGAGTTGAGAAAATCCGTTTAACTGGTGGAGAACCGACCTTACGTAAGGATTTTTTAGCCATAGCTGAAAGTTTAAGCCAGCAAGCAGAGATTAAAACATTAGCCTTAACAACGAATGGCTATCGTATGTTGCGTGATGTTGGTGCTTGGAAAGAGGCTGGTATTACAGCGATTAATGTCAGTGTTGATAGTTTAGATCCCCGTCTTTTTCATACCATTACTGGTGAAAATAAGCTGCAAGATATTTTGCAAGGAATAGATAAGGCTTTTGCGGTTGGTTATAACAAAATTAAAGTGAATGCTGTTTTGATGAAAGGATTTAATCAGAATGCACTTAACCAATTTCTTGCTTGGATTAAAGATCAACCGATTCAACTTCGTTTTATCGAATTAATGCAAACGGGTGAAATGGATTTGTTCTTTCAACGCCATCATCTAGCAGGGCAAGAACTCTTAGATCAACTGCTTCAAACTGGCTGGCAATTACAAGTTAAAGATAAAACAGATGGACCTGCAAAAGTATTAAAACATCCAGATTATCTAGGTGAAATTGGTTTAATTATGCCTTATGAAAAGGATTTTTGTACTTTTTGTAATCGTTTACGGGTTTCTGCTACGGGTAAATTACATCTTTGCTTATTTGGTGATGAGGGGATTGAATTAAGGGATTTACTCCAAGCTGATGATCAGCAATTAAATTTACAAGCTAGACTTTTTTCAGCACTCGCTGGTAAAAAGAAACATCATTTATTACACCTAGGTTATACAGGTATTAGACAACATTTAGCCTCTATTGGTGGTTAA
- the queF gene encoding NADPH-dependent 7-cyano-7-deazaguanine reductase QueF (Catalyzes the NADPH-dependent reduction of 7-cyano-7-deazaguanine (preQ0) to 7-aminomethyl-7-deazaguanine (preQ1) in queuosine biosynthesis): MTNYDSQVLANLKLGKTTHYPKFYDPTLLQPVARQLNRQQLGIVELQPFTQGADIWTLYELSWLNSKGIPQVAIGEVEVDFRSLNLIESKSFKLYLNSFNQTKFENIDEVAQIIQHDLSQCVQGNVVVRLNPLHYYQGQQINTLSGQLIDNQDIEIENYQFNPQLLANCTADEEVEECLVSHLLKSNCLITQQPDWGSIQIHYQGKAINQEKLLRYLVSFRQHNEFHEQCVERIFCDLLKYAQPTKLSVYARYTRRGGLDINPFRSNFETIPANFRLARQ; encoded by the coding sequence ATGACGAATTACGATAGTCAAGTTTTAGCCAATTTGAAATTAGGAAAAACAACCCATTATCCCAAATTTTATGATCCTACTTTACTCCAGCCTGTTGCTCGCCAATTAAATCGCCAACAATTAGGTATTGTAGAACTTCAACCTTTTACACAAGGTGCAGATATTTGGACTTTATATGAACTTTCTTGGTTAAACTCTAAAGGAATACCACAAGTGGCAATTGGTGAAGTTGAGGTTGATTTTCGTAGTCTCAATTTGATTGAATCAAAAAGTTTTAAATTATATTTAAATAGTTTTAATCAAACTAAGTTTGAAAATATTGATGAAGTAGCTCAAATTATTCAACATGATCTTAGCCAATGTGTACAAGGTAATGTGGTCGTTCGCCTTAATCCACTACACTATTATCAAGGACAACAGATTAATACGTTATCAGGTCAGTTAATTGATAACCAAGATATTGAAATTGAAAATTACCAATTTAATCCTCAACTTTTAGCAAACTGTACCGCTGATGAAGAAGTAGAAGAATGTTTAGTCAGCCATTTGCTAAAATCTAACTGCCTAATTACACAGCAACCAGACTGGGGAAGCATACAAATTCACTATCAAGGTAAAGCAATAAATCAAGAAAAGTTATTACGTTATCTAGTTTCTTTCCGTCAACATAATGAATTTCATGAACAATGTGTTGAACGAATTTTTTGTGATTTATTGAAATATGCCCAGCCAACCAAGTTAAGCGTTTATGCTCGTTATACTCGACGTGGTGGTTTAGATATTAATCCATTCCGTTCAAATTTTGAGACTATTCCAGCTAATTTTCGTTTAGCTCGACAATAA
- the folE gene encoding GTP cyclohydrolase I FolE, translating into MNNISSEAHKVKQALIAKGIETPVIPVQQDVAQRKEKVELHMREVMKLIGLDLNDDSLEETPKRLAKMYLDEIFSGLDYRTFPKITLIENRMKVSEMVLVNDVSLTSTCEHHFVTFDGSVAVAYYPKNWVIGLSKINRVVKFFASRPQVQERLTEQLLTAFQTLLETDDVAVYVKATHFCVKCRGVRDTNSYTVTSAFGGIFQQDRETRKEFLTMIRLEK; encoded by the coding sequence ATGAATAACATTTCTAGTGAAGCCCATAAAGTTAAGCAAGCTTTAATTGCAAAAGGGATTGAAACACCAGTAATACCAGTGCAACAAGATGTAGCACAACGTAAAGAGAAAGTTGAACTACATATGCGTGAAGTGATGAAATTAATTGGTTTAGATCTAAATGATGATAGTTTAGAGGAAACACCAAAACGTTTAGCTAAAATGTATCTTGATGAAATTTTTAGTGGTTTAGATTATCGCACCTTTCCTAAAATCACTTTAATTGAGAATAGAATGAAAGTAAGTGAAATGGTTCTAGTTAATGATGTATCTCTTACCAGTACATGTGAACACCATTTTGTTACTTTTGATGGTTCAGTTGCCGTTGCTTATTATCCTAAAAATTGGGTGATTGGTTTATCTAAAATTAATCGTGTTGTAAAATTCTTTGCAAGTCGTCCACAAGTACAAGAACGATTAACCGAACAATTACTTACGGCATTCCAAACTTTACTAGAAACTGATGATGTTGCTGTTTATGTTAAAGCTACTCATTTTTGTGTGAAATGTAGGGGAGTGAGAGACACCAATAGTTACACCGTAACATCGGCGTTTGGTGGTATCTTCCAGCAAGATCGTGAAACCAGAAAAGAGTTTTTGACAATGATAAGATTAGAAAAATAA
- the moaC gene encoding cyclic pyranopterin monophosphate synthase MoaC, with product MKFTHINTAGEANMVDVSAKTETIREARAEALVTMSAQTLSMIVEGKHHKGDVFATARIAGIQAAKKTWDLIPLCHPLLLSKVEVKLTALPETNQVRIESLCKLSGKTGVEMEALTAASVAALTIYDMCKAIQKDIMIENVRLLAKSGGKSGTFVAD from the coding sequence ATGAAATTTACCCATATTAACACGGCTGGTGAAGCAAATATGGTGGATGTTTCAGCAAAAACTGAAACGATACGGGAAGCAAGAGCGGAAGCATTGGTAACAATGTCGGCACAAACTTTAAGTATGATTGTCGAGGGAAAGCACCATAAAGGTGATGTTTTTGCAACGGCTCGCATTGCGGGCATTCAGGCGGCTAAAAAAACTTGGGATCTCATTCCATTATGCCATCCTTTATTACTTTCAAAAGTAGAAGTGAAACTCACAGCTTTACCAGAAACAAATCAAGTTAGAATAGAAAGTTTATGCAAATTAAGTGGTAAAACTGGGGTAGAAATGGAAGCGTTAACCGCTGCATCTGTAGCCGCTTTAACTATCTATGATATGTGTAAAGCGATTCAAAAAGATATAATGATCGAAAATGTACGCTTATTAGCTAAAAGTGGTGGTAAGTCGGGTACTTTTGTTGCTGATTAA
- the moaE gene encoding molybdopterin synthase catalytic subunit MoaE — translation MKNCQTEIKIAVQTENFDQNDIYRWVSASNQSGAVVLFIGKVREMNLGDQVSSLYLEHYPAMTEKALHNIVVKATQRWQLQRVCVVHRVGQLNSGDEIVLVATSSAHRESAYQANQFIMDYLKTKAPFWKKEQVGNQQRWVASRESDQLAIQKWQD, via the coding sequence ATGAAAAATTGCCAGACTGAAATAAAAATTGCAGTACAGACAGAAAATTTTGATCAAAATGATATTTACCGTTGGGTGTCAGCGTCGAATCAAAGTGGTGCGGTTGTTCTTTTCATTGGTAAAGTTAGGGAGATGAATTTAGGTGATCAAGTTTCTTCGCTCTATCTTGAACATTATCCTGCAATGACTGAAAAAGCATTACATAATATTGTTGTCAAGGCGACACAGCGTTGGCAATTACAGCGAGTCTGCGTAGTACATCGAGTAGGGCAATTGAATAGCGGTGATGAAATTGTTTTAGTCGCAACATCTTCAGCACATAGAGAGAGTGCTTATCAAGCAAATCAATTTATTATGGATTATTTGAAAACTAAAGCACCTTTTTGGAAAAAAGAGCAGGTAGGTAATCAACAACGTTGGGTGGCTAGTCGTGAAAGCGATCAGCTAGCTATCCAAAAATGGCAGGATTAA
- the moeA gene encoding molybdopterin molybdotransferase MoeA, producing the protein MNHLLSLEQALTQLLTTLPEPKITEILNLNDCYQRICAEDIYSPINVPSFDNSAMDGYAVRLADLQQTTTLTVAGKAFAGQPFTQQWPPLTAVRIMTGAMLPEGADAVVMQENVTLNSDGSITFNQLPTIGQNIRRIGESVKKDDVVLTAGTKLNAVSLPLLASLGIEKIKVFPKIKVAILSTGDELVPVGQPLKMGQIYDSNRFCIKLMLENLNCEILDFGILPDDQEKFENIFTQAEQEADVIITSGGVSVGEADFTKGVLEKLGQINFWKLAIKPGKPFAFGKLDNAWFFGLPGNPVSALVTFYQLVQPALRKLSGQRERKKSLFLAKTTTKIKKTVGRLDFQRGFYQYNVKGELEVKPVGLQSSHMFNSFVESNCFIILERDRGDVEIGETVTIEFFNELLN; encoded by the coding sequence ATGAATCATTTACTTTCACTAGAACAAGCATTAACACAGCTTCTGACTACTCTCCCCGAGCCTAAGATTACTGAAATATTAAATTTAAACGATTGTTATCAACGTATTTGTGCTGAAGATATTTATTCTCCAATTAATGTTCCTTCTTTTGATAATTCGGCTATGGATGGATATGCTGTGCGGTTGGCAGATTTGCAACAAACAACGACTTTAACTGTTGCAGGTAAAGCTTTTGCTGGGCAACCTTTTACACAACAATGGCCACCATTAACTGCGGTGAGAATTATGACTGGTGCAATGTTACCAGAAGGTGCGGATGCCGTAGTTATGCAAGAAAATGTTACGTTAAATTCTGATGGAAGTATTACATTTAACCAATTGCCAACAATAGGACAAAATATTCGTCGTATTGGCGAAAGTGTAAAAAAAGACGATGTTGTTTTAACCGCTGGCACGAAATTAAATGCTGTTTCTCTCCCATTATTGGCATCACTTGGTATTGAAAAAATCAAGGTCTTCCCAAAAATCAAAGTTGCTATTTTATCTACAGGCGATGAATTAGTGCCTGTTGGACAACCTCTAAAAATGGGACAAATCTATGATAGTAATCGTTTTTGTATCAAGCTAATGCTTGAAAATTTAAATTGTGAAATCTTAGATTTTGGCATTTTACCTGATGATCAAGAAAAATTTGAAAATATCTTTACTCAAGCAGAGCAAGAAGCTGATGTTATTATTACCAGTGGTGGTGTATCTGTTGGAGAAGCTGATTTTACTAAGGGTGTTTTAGAAAAATTAGGTCAAATAAATTTCTGGAAATTAGCGATTAAACCGGGAAAACCTTTTGCCTTTGGGAAATTGGATAATGCTTGGTTTTTCGGACTGCCCGGGAATCCTGTTTCTGCATTAGTTACTTTTTATCAGTTGGTTCAACCAGCACTACGAAAATTAAGTGGACAGCGAGAAAGGAAAAAATCATTATTTTTAGCTAAAACAACAACGAAAATTAAAAAAACAGTTGGGCGTTTAGATTTTCAACGAGGATTTTATCAGTATAACGTTAAGGGAGAATTGGAAGTTAAACCTGTTGGATTACAAAGTTCACATATGTTTAATTCTTTTGTTGAAAGTAATTGTTTTATTATCTTAGAACGAGACCGTGGTGATGTTGAGATAGGTGAAACGGTTACAATTGAATTTTTCAATGAGTTATTAAATTAA